The genomic stretch GGGGCTCCGAAGATGATAATGACGATAAGAGCTCTTGTCTGGTTCCCCATCAAAGAAGGAAACCAGGGATCCAATGGGAGCCTCAGCCTGGATGTTTGATATGTCTATACATTCTACCCGGCGTGGTGGATGAGGAAGCCGGAGGCGCCCGGCTAACTCTTGAGCAATATTCTCCCAAGCCTCTTCTCTAAGTTTCTTTCTCTTTAAAAGTTCGATGGCGTTTGTCTGGGCCAGACGGAGAATCTCGATTCGTGGCCCTCTTTGAGGACTTAGTAGCCGCACCTGGTAACCAGCCATCTCCTTTAGCCATTGAGAGAGGAGTTCGGCGTCATTGGGAAGGACCGGAAGGATAACTTCTTCAGGAATGACTTTTCCCTCATCATAGAATTGTTTGATGAAGGAGGCTAGAAGTTCTGGGGGATCTTCTTTAGTTCGGGGAAAGTGAAACCCTTTTTGCCCTACGAGCTCGCCGGCTCGGACAAATACCACCACAATGGCCGTCCAGCCATCTTCTTGAGCCAAGCCGATAACATCCCGATTTATCTCGTCTGGACAGATAATAGTTTGGCTTTCCAGGGTTCGTTCGATAGCCTGGATTCTATCTCTCAGAAAGGCCGCTCTTTCAAATTCCAGTTTCTCAGCCGCGTCAAACATCTCCTGACGAAGTCTCTCCAAGACAGCTCGCCTCTGGCCTCGGAGAAAGTGGATGACCTGATCTACCAGGGTTCGGTATTCATCCTCGCCTATCAGGCCCACGCAGGGGGCCCGACAGCGGCCAATCTGATACTCCAGACAGGGCCGCAGCCGTCTAGAGAACTCGGCATTGCTACAGCGCCTAAGGGGAAAGATGCTTCCCAAAAACCGGAGAGTCTCTCTTACGGATTTGGCCGAAGGGTAAGGGCCAAAATAGAGGTTACCGTCCTTTTTCCGACGGCGGACTATCTGAAGCCGGGGAAACTTTTCCCTTATGGTTAATCGTAAGAGAGGATAGTTTTTGTCATCCCGAAGAACTACGTTATAGCGCGGCCGGTAACGCTTTATCAGTCTGGCCTCCAGGATGAGGGCCTCCTTCTCGTTGCGGGTGAGGATGATCTCCAATGTCGTAGCTCGCTGGAGAAGATTCCGGATTTTGAGGGATACCTCAGCCTGAAAATAGGCCCCTAAACGGCGGCGTAAGTTCTTGGCCTTACCTACGTAAAGTGGTTCTCCCCGGACATTCCGAAATATATAGACCCCGGTTTTACTGGGAATTTCTTCTAAGGATCCGGGTATGTCCTCTACTTTAAGGCTAAGAGGTTGTTGTCTCTGAACAATTAGCGAGGTGGCCACAGTTAAGACCGCTTTCAAAAAAACATTGCTTTTCCGATAATATTATCAATTCTTCCCCGGTGGAAAAACTGAAAGGATCTCCGATGTCTTATGCCCTGATTTTTTTGGGGATTCTGATTTTTGTTCTGCTTTTCTCCTGGGCTAAAGATAGGGAGTCAAAGGAGGAGTTAAAAGAGGTAGAGGTTGACCCTCCGGCGGATCCTTTACCCCTCTGGGATCAGACCCTGGTTAAGGAGACCGTCGAGAATCGCCTGCGACAATCGGTAAAGATTTTTTGTCTCCGGAAACATCGTCCTCGAATAGTAAATGACCTTTCTCCAGAGGAAAGGGAGCGTCTTCTTAAAGGCTTTCGGGCCCGAGCTCTTCCTTCGGGGGCCTCGTTGCGGCTCTCTAAGCTTCTTAAAGACCACCTGGCTGACAGTCGAGAGGTCTCTCGTCTAGCGGCTACAGACCCTGTGCTTTCAGCCAAACTCCTCGAGGTGGCCAATTCCGCCTACTGCCGACCTTCCGGGGCGGCTCGGGTGACTTCTGTCCACCGAGCGATACTCATTCTCGGATTCAATCAGGTGCGGACCATTCTTTTTCAGACCATCTTTCGTGAGGCGGTGATGAACTCTGGAGAGCTGGACCCCGAAGAGATCAAAAAACTCTGGGGTCATTCGGCTGGGGTCTCGGTTGTAGCCGGACAGCTGGCTATGAAGGCCGGTCTGCCCGAAGGGCAGGCTATCACCGCTGGTCTCCTCCACGATATCGGTAAGTTCTTTCTCCCCCCGGCAAAGGAAGATCATGGCCTCTCCATGGCCCTTTCTCCGGAGGAGCTGGAAATTCCCCCAGTGGTCCTTGAAGACAAGATCCATGGTAATAACCACATGATCGTCGGAGGTCTGCTTTGCTCCTTTTGGCACCTGCCCAAGGAGATTGTCATGACAGTAGCCTACCATCATCTACCTTCGTTTTCGGATCTAAGAGGGCTCCCTGAGGGGGTGGCTGAACTGGTGGCCCTTGTTTCTATCGCCGACTATATCTGCCATCTCCTGGGGTTCTTTGAGGAGGAACCCATCCTCTATGAGCTTTCACCCTGGGTCTGTGAAACAGTTGGGCTTTCTTATCCTATAAAGAACCTTGTTGGACCAGAGATGATCAAGGAGCTGGAGAAAACCCAGTTACTGGTTAGTGCAATCTGAGTAAAGACATCCGCAGGTTCGATCTCTTCCTTGAACCTTAGCCGCATATAGGGCGACATCGGCCCGGTCAAGTAGGCTCTCCGGGGTGTCATCCCTGTCCAGTTCGGCCAGACCGGCAGAAATGGTGATCCGGAAGGAGAAACCTCGATCTGGAAAGCTAAAGAGATGCTCGCTTACTAGTTTGCGTAGTCTTTGGGTGACTTTTAGGGCATCTCTGCAGGAAGTATGGGGCATAAGGAGCAGA from Thermosulfuriphilus ammonigenes encodes the following:
- a CDS encoding HDOD domain-containing protein, translating into MSYALIFLGILIFVLLFSWAKDRESKEELKEVEVDPPADPLPLWDQTLVKETVENRLRQSVKIFCLRKHRPRIVNDLSPEERERLLKGFRARALPSGASLRLSKLLKDHLADSREVSRLAATDPVLSAKLLEVANSAYCRPSGAARVTSVHRAILILGFNQVRTILFQTIFREAVMNSGELDPEEIKKLWGHSAGVSVVAGQLAMKAGLPEGQAITAGLLHDIGKFFLPPAKEDHGLSMALSPEELEIPPVVLEDKIHGNNHMIVGGLLCSFWHLPKEIVMTVAYHHLPSFSDLRGLPEGVAELVALVSIADYICHLLGFFEEEPILYELSPWVCETVGLSYPIKNLVGPEMIKELEKTQLLVSAI
- the uvrC gene encoding excinuclease ABC subunit UvrC produces the protein MKAVLTVATSLIVQRQQPLSLKVEDIPGSLEEIPSKTGVYIFRNVRGEPLYVGKAKNLRRRLGAYFQAEVSLKIRNLLQRATTLEIILTRNEKEALILEARLIKRYRPRYNVVLRDDKNYPLLRLTIREKFPRLQIVRRRKKDGNLYFGPYPSAKSVRETLRFLGSIFPLRRCSNAEFSRRLRPCLEYQIGRCRAPCVGLIGEDEYRTLVDQVIHFLRGQRRAVLERLRQEMFDAAEKLEFERAAFLRDRIQAIERTLESQTIICPDEINRDVIGLAQEDGWTAIVVVFVRAGELVGQKGFHFPRTKEDPPELLASFIKQFYDEGKVIPEEVILPVLPNDAELLSQWLKEMAGYQVRLLSPQRGPRIEILRLAQTNAIELLKRKKLREEAWENIAQELAGRLRLPHPPRRVECIDISNIQAEAPIGSLVSFFDGEPDKSSYRHYHLRSPGPNDYAMMAEVLERRFKKAKNDLPDLLVVDGGKGQLNVALTVLKELGLEDQIALCALAKERDGEGEKIYLPYRKNPLLLPKHNPALLFLMKVRDEAHRFGVNFHRRVRNKKALSSLLEEIPGIGPRRRARLLEHFGSLEAIAQADPAEIAKVPGMTRTLAERVDEYLKARYGLRDENSP